The following are encoded together in the Anoplopoma fimbria isolate UVic2021 breed Golden Eagle Sablefish chromosome 13, Afim_UVic_2022, whole genome shotgun sequence genome:
- the klf9 gene encoding Krueppel-like factor 9: protein MSGVDVSADCDLSRPEDMLQENQENRTLLMVAMILLDLNKCKPDGPADSMCLGEQVEQVEQVEQGGCRVNAGDSRGKRPAARQESPEKRHCCPFSGCGKMYGKSSHLKAHLRVHTGERPFECTWPNCGKKFSRSDELTRHYRTHTGDKRFNCPMCDKCFIRSDHLTKHARRHAGFHPSMLQGSSAARRCRYSVSLSSSDSGDQSPVGL, encoded by the exons atgTCAGGGGTGGATGTCTCTGCAGACTGTGACCTCAGCCGACCAGAGGACATGCTGCAAGAGAACCAGGAGAACAGGACTTTACTGATGGTGGCAATGATTCTACTGGACCTGAACAAATGCAAACCAGACGGCCCCGCAGACAGCATGTGTCTCGGGgagcaggtggagcaggtggagcaggtggagcAGGGAGGCTGCCGGGTGAACGCCGGGGACAGCCGGGGCAAAAGGCCGGCTGCACGGCAGGAGTCTCCAGAGAAGAGACACTGCTGTCCCTTCAGCGGCTGCGGGAAGATGTACGGAAAGTCGTCCCACCTGAAGGCGCACCTCCGGGTGCACACCG GTGAGCGCCCCTTCGAGTGTACCTGGCCAAACTGTGGCAAGAAGTTCTCCAGATCAGACGAGCTGACGCGTCACTACCGCACACACACCGGTGACAAGCGCTTCAATTGTCCAATGTGTGACAAGTGCTTCATCAGGAGCGACCACCTGACTAAACATGCCCGGCGACACGCAGGCTTCCATCCCAGTATGCTTCAGGGCTCCAGTGCGGCCAGAAGATGCCGCTACTCTGTGTCCTTGTCCTCATCTGACTCTGGAGACCAAAGCCCTGTTGGGCTGTGA
- the fam219ab gene encoding protein FAM219A isoform X4, translated as MMEEIDRFQDPASSTASEADSDTREGEPRELARKGSLKNGNAVGSPVNQQPKKNNNVMARTRLVVPNKGYSSLDQSPDEKPLVALDTDSDDDFDMSRYSSSGYSSAEQINQDLNIQLLKDGYRLDEIPDDEDLDLIPPKSVNPTCMCCQATSSTTCQIQ; from the exons atGATGGAGGAGATAGACAGATTCCAA GACCCGGCCTCTTCCACAGCCTCAGAAGCGGACTCAGACACCAGAGAGGGGGAACCT agagagctGGCTAGGAAGGGATCACTGAAGAACGGCAACGCTGTAGGTAGTCCAGTCAACCAGCAGCCCAAGAAGAACAACAACGTCATGGCCAGAACACG GTTGGTAGTGCCCAATAAAGGCTATTCCTCTTTAGACCAGAGCCCAGATGAGAAGCCGTTGGTGGCCCTagacacagacag TGATGACGATTTTGACATGTCTAGATACTCATCGTCGGGATACTCCTCTGCTGAG CAAATCAATCAGGATCTGAACATACAGCTTCTGAAAGATGGTTACCGCCTAGACGAGATCCCGGACGACGAGGACCTGGATCTGATCCCGCCCAAATCAGTCAACCCCACCTGCATGTGCTGCCAGgcaacctcctccaccacctgtcaaatacagtaa
- the fam219ab gene encoding protein FAM219A isoform X3, giving the protein MMEEIDRFQDPASSTASEADSDTREGEPVTINYKPSPLQMKIEKQRELARKGSLKNGNAVGSPVNQQPKKNNNVMARTRLVVPNKGYSSLDQSPDEKPLVALDTDSDDDFDMSRYSSSGYSSAEQINQDLNIQLLKDGYRLDEIPDDEDLDLIPPKSVNPTCMCCQATSSTTCQIQ; this is encoded by the exons atGATGGAGGAGATAGACAGATTCCAA GACCCGGCCTCTTCCACAGCCTCAGAAGCGGACTCAGACACCAGAGAGGGGGAACCTGTCACTATCAACTACAAGCCCTCACCCCTGCAAATGAAAATAG agaaacagagagagctGGCTAGGAAGGGATCACTGAAGAACGGCAACGCTGTAGGTAGTCCAGTCAACCAGCAGCCCAAGAAGAACAACAACGTCATGGCCAGAACACG GTTGGTAGTGCCCAATAAAGGCTATTCCTCTTTAGACCAGAGCCCAGATGAGAAGCCGTTGGTGGCCCTagacacagacag TGATGACGATTTTGACATGTCTAGATACTCATCGTCGGGATACTCCTCTGCTGAG CAAATCAATCAGGATCTGAACATACAGCTTCTGAAAGATGGTTACCGCCTAGACGAGATCCCGGACGACGAGGACCTGGATCTGATCCCGCCCAAATCAGTCAACCCCACCTGCATGTGCTGCCAGgcaacctcctccaccacctgtcaaatacagtaa
- the fam219ab gene encoding protein FAM219A isoform X2, which yields MMEEIDRFQVPSAAQEAEMLDPASSTASEADSDTREGEPRELARKGSLKNGNAVGSPVNQQPKKNNNVMARTRLVVPNKGYSSLDQSPDEKPLVALDTDSDDDFDMSRYSSSGYSSAEQINQDLNIQLLKDGYRLDEIPDDEDLDLIPPKSVNPTCMCCQATSSTTCQIQ from the exons atGATGGAGGAGATAGACAGATTCCAAGTGCCGAGCGCCGCGCAGGAGGCGGAGATGCtg GACCCGGCCTCTTCCACAGCCTCAGAAGCGGACTCAGACACCAGAGAGGGGGAACCT agagagctGGCTAGGAAGGGATCACTGAAGAACGGCAACGCTGTAGGTAGTCCAGTCAACCAGCAGCCCAAGAAGAACAACAACGTCATGGCCAGAACACG GTTGGTAGTGCCCAATAAAGGCTATTCCTCTTTAGACCAGAGCCCAGATGAGAAGCCGTTGGTGGCCCTagacacagacag TGATGACGATTTTGACATGTCTAGATACTCATCGTCGGGATACTCCTCTGCTGAG CAAATCAATCAGGATCTGAACATACAGCTTCTGAAAGATGGTTACCGCCTAGACGAGATCCCGGACGACGAGGACCTGGATCTGATCCCGCCCAAATCAGTCAACCCCACCTGCATGTGCTGCCAGgcaacctcctccaccacctgtcaaatacagtaa
- the fam219ab gene encoding protein FAM219A isoform X1, producing MMEEIDRFQVPSAAQEAEMLDPASSTASEADSDTREGEPVTINYKPSPLQMKIEKQRELARKGSLKNGNAVGSPVNQQPKKNNNVMARTRLVVPNKGYSSLDQSPDEKPLVALDTDSDDDFDMSRYSSSGYSSAEQINQDLNIQLLKDGYRLDEIPDDEDLDLIPPKSVNPTCMCCQATSSTTCQIQ from the exons atGATGGAGGAGATAGACAGATTCCAAGTGCCGAGCGCCGCGCAGGAGGCGGAGATGCtg GACCCGGCCTCTTCCACAGCCTCAGAAGCGGACTCAGACACCAGAGAGGGGGAACCTGTCACTATCAACTACAAGCCCTCACCCCTGCAAATGAAAATAG agaaacagagagagctGGCTAGGAAGGGATCACTGAAGAACGGCAACGCTGTAGGTAGTCCAGTCAACCAGCAGCCCAAGAAGAACAACAACGTCATGGCCAGAACACG GTTGGTAGTGCCCAATAAAGGCTATTCCTCTTTAGACCAGAGCCCAGATGAGAAGCCGTTGGTGGCCCTagacacagacag TGATGACGATTTTGACATGTCTAGATACTCATCGTCGGGATACTCCTCTGCTGAG CAAATCAATCAGGATCTGAACATACAGCTTCTGAAAGATGGTTACCGCCTAGACGAGATCCCGGACGACGAGGACCTGGATCTGATCCCGCCCAAATCAGTCAACCCCACCTGCATGTGCTGCCAGgcaacctcctccaccacctgtcaaatacagtaa